TAACAAATAAGGAGACACAAAGAATGAAAATTACAGCAGCTGTAACTGAAGCACAAGGAAAAGATTTCGTCTTGCAGGAAGTGGAACTTGCATCTCCAAAAGCAAATGAAGTAATGATTAAAATTGTAGCAACTGGTGTTTGTCATACGGATGCGGTAGCACGTGATTTAGCAATTGCTCCACTTCCAGCCGTTCTTGGTCATGAAGGATCAGGAATTGTGGAAGAAGTGGGTGAAGCCGTAACAAGTTTAGAAAAAGGTGACCATGTCGTTATTTCATTTGCACATTGCGGTTCATGTCCAAACTGTTTGACTGGCCATCCGACAGTATGTGATACGTTTAATCCACTAAACTTTGGCGGTGTCCAAAATGACTATACAACACGTCTTTCAAAAGATGGTACTGAGTTAGCGACATTCTTCGGCCAGTCTTCATTCGGAACATATGCAATTGCACATGAGCGAAATGTTGTAAAAGTAGATAAAGATGTCGACTTAGCGTTGCTTGGTCCTCTTGGCTGTGGGATTCAAACAGGTGCCGGTACAGTATTAAATCGCCTGCGACCACAATTTGGTTCCACAATTGTCATATACGGATGCGGAGCTGTAGGTTTGTCTGCATTGATGGCAGCAAAAATTGTAGGCTGTAAACAAATTATTGCCGTGGACGTCCATGATTCCCGATTGGAGTTTGCAAAAGAACTCGGGGCAACACATGTATTAAATGGACGAAATGTTGATGTCGTTGCCGAGGTGAAAAAGATTACAAACGGAGGTTCAAACTTTGCTGTTGAAACGACAGGTGTGCCGCCCGTTGTGAAACAATCCCTAAATGCATTACGCCCATTAGGTACTTGTGCCATTGTAGGCGTAACACCTGAGATGGCAATTGATGTCCATAACGATATTATGGCGGAAGGGAAAACAATGATGGGTGTCATCGAAGGCGATTCGGTACCTCGCGTATTTATTCCGGAGTTAGTTAACTATTATAAAGATGGTAAATTCCCGTTTGATCGACTCGTTAAGTTTTATGAATTTGAACAAATTAACGAAGCTTTTGAAGACTCTAAAAAAGGGATTACGATTAAACCCATTTTAAAAATCGCGAAATAAAGATAAAAGCCGAGTACACAAAAATTCTCGGCTTTTTGATTTTATTGCGGTCATTCTAAATAATCATATTTACGTGCTTCATCTGCATACTCTTTGGAAATTTGCCCCTGAAGATAATCTTCTTTTGAGACATGCAATATTTCTAATGCAGAATACGTATCTTCATCATCTTTGTCTTTATATAAATCATTGTAGTGATCGAAATCCCCTTCAAAATCCGCGGGTGTATCGGAATTTCCATATTGTGCTACGATTTGGAAAGAGTCTTCGTTATCTTGAAGCTCATCATCCTTTTCCCGATTTGAAAAGGAGTTGTCTACAGCCGGATGGAGCAGTTGTTCTTCAACCGGACGATCTGTTGCAGGAGCTTTTGCATCACTATGCTCAATACAAAAAGTCGTATACGGAATTGCTTGCAGCCGATCATATGGGATTTCTGTTTGGCATTTTGCACAAACTCCATATGTACCGTCATTCAACCGTTTAAATGCTGCTTCGATTTGGCCCAATAAGTCATCACTATGCACTTTTAACGCCATATCTTTTTCACGGTCATATAATTCGGTCGCCAAATCTGCGGGATGATTGTCAATAGTAGAGAGTTCATCAGTAGAATCCCTTAAACTGGCACGTGCAATAATTTCATTTTCATTTGTATTGACATCACCAATTAATTCTCTTTTTTGTTCGATGAGCAGTCGTTTTAATTTAGTAAGCTGTTTTTCACTAAGCATCATAATCAATTCCTTTCAATAATAGTATGGGCGAAATACGATGAATTATTTCAAAACATCGTGAACTGCGTTCGTATAGTTTCTTTTTAAATTAGAAATACTAATGTATAAGGCGAAATTTTATGCACACATAAAAATATCCATCCTATAGGAGGACTCGAAGTTGCTAAATACTGAAAATACACTATCCATCTTCGCACTCGGTGGTATTAATGAAATCGGAAAAAATATGTATGTCATTGAATATGGAGAAGAATTAGTTATTGTTGACTGTGGCGGTAAATTTGCGGATCAAAGTTTATTAGGTGTCGATTTAATTATCCCGGATTTAAGTTATTTGGAGGAAAATAAACATAAAATCAAGGCTTTAGTTGTAACCCATGGGCATGAAGATCATATTGGCGGAATCCCATATTTGCTGAGAAAAATTAATATGCCGATATACGCTACCAGATTTACACTCGGGTTAATTGAATTGAAATTAAAAGAGCATAAATTGCTACGTGATTCAGAATTAAATGAGATAAATGCAGAATCGAAAATTAGTTTCGACCAATTATCACTCACATTCTTTAAGACGAGTCACAGCATCCCAGACTGTTTAGGGATTGTTTTTCATACACCTGAAGGGAAAGTCATTCATACAGGTGACTTTAAATTTGATTTTACACCTGTTAATGATCAAACGTCGGATATTCACAAAATGGCAGCACTCGGTTCAGAAGGGGTGCTTGCGCTTATTTCCGAAAGTACAAACGCTGAACGTCCGGGATTTACACCATCCGAGCAAGTAATTGGACGTCATTTGGATGAGGCGTTTCAAAAGGCGACCGGAAAAATCTTCATTTCTACATTTGCATCCAATGTGAATCGTATTCATCAAATTGTCGAAGCAGCAAAAAAGACGAATCGAAAAATTGTATTATTAGGCCGCAGCATGGTCAATGTTACGTCTGTAGCGATGCGACTAGGCTACTTGGATATTCCAGGTTGGATGCTTATCGAACCAAGAGAGTTAAAAGAGTTGCCGCCGGAACGGGCAGTAATCTTATGTACGGGAAGCCAAGGGGAACCATTAGCTGCGCTTTCCCGCCTCTCAACTGGTCGTAATCGAGATGTCAAAGTTGTCCAAGGCGATACGGTTATTTTCGCAGCTTCTCCTATTCCGGGAAATGAAAAAGATGTTTCAAAAATAGTTGATAATCTGTTTCAGCTTGGCGCAAATGTAGTTTACGGAAATTCAAGTATTACCGGTATGCACGTCTCTGGACATGGCTATCAAGAAGATTTAAAAATGATGCTGACACTCATGAAACCAAAATATTTTATTCCGATTCATGGAGAATATCGCATGCTTCATATTCATCGTTCATTGGCCGAAGCGGTTGGAGTTGAAAAAGGGCATACATTTATTTTGAAAAATGGTGATATAGTTGATATTAAAGGCGGGGAAGCACGGCAAACACGTTCAATTCCGGCAGGAGATACGTATGTGGATGGTACTGGAAGTGATGAAGTCGGTGAAATTGTACTGCGGGATCGAAAGCAGCTATCCGAAGATGGGATGCTAGTTATTGTTGTCACAATCAGTAAATTCGATGGTTCCATTATTTCAGGTCCGGATAGTATTTCACGAGGATTCGTCTATGCAAGGGAATCAGAAGGATTAATAAATGATATTAACGAAATTGCTCAAGCAGCTGTAGAAAACTTTAATGAAGCCAATCCTTTTGCTATGAAAAAAGCGGTTAAACACGCGGTAGATCAATATATCTTTACATTAAAAATGAAAAAGCCAATGATATTGCCGATAATTATTGAAATATAAAATTAAATTAAAACAGAAAAACGATCTTGAAAGGAAATGTTCGCTTTCAAGATCGTTGTTTTATTACATGCTTTTTATTCTTTATTTGTTTGGGCGCACTAAAATTAAGCAGGCTGAAGTTCTGTTTGTTCCAGTAACTGTTTGTAAGCTGCTAAATCTTCTTCATAATTTCTAATATATGTGGAAAGACTATGTTTTTTTATCGTTTCAAATGAATTTTGATCGATGAATTGTAATTTTTGATTCAGAATTTCTGCATTAGCCCATGCTGTTTCTTCAAAAGCAATGTTCATTTGATGTTCTTCAATAATCATACCTAACAATTCGGGATTATTAAAAATTTCTTTAGTAGAATATTGATCTCGCATATCAAAATAATCGAAGGTTCTAGTTAAAGAAGCATCTAGTGCAGGGCGGTCAATCGCATGACCTAGTTCATGAAGTGTAATGGTTTTTACATATTGATCAAATGGAATGGTTGATAGTTCTCCAGCTGCTTTTACTAAACGGTTTGCATCAAAACTAACAACATTCGTTATAAAGTTATAGCTCATATTTACTCCGGTATGATCCTCTTCCAACATTGTATTGAGGCCGGTAGCTTTTATAGTGGAATAAATTAATTCATATAAAAATTTGTTTGTAGATTGTTGCATGTATGCGCTCATTTCCTTTTCTATATATATAAAATAAATAAGAAAACACAATAAAACGCTCGCTATAATTAAAGCAAGCATAAAATAATATATAATTCCTATATAATATTTTCAAGTAATTTGTTTGGTTATGTATGCTGTTGGAGAGAAATTTTGGATAGGCGAGTAAAAGCATGCAAAAAAGGATGTTTGCCATTCTTCTAAACGGCAAACATCCCTTATTAATGTAAATTATTAATATTTACATCTTGCATTAACCTATCTTCAAGGTCAATTAAATAATTATGAGTTATTTTTGTTGTTATTGTTACTGTTATTGTTTTTACGGCTTGCTTCTCCGCCTTTGCGGCCAGCTTCTTCACGGCTCATTTTGCCGCCGCCGTTGTTATTGTTGTTGTTACCGTTTTGGTTGTTTCCGCTGCTCGCTTCTCCACCTTTACGGCCGATTTCTTCGTAAAATTCTCTACCATGGTTATTAGATGTAGCTTCTCCGCCTTTACGACCCGCTTCTTGAACCGTCATTGATCCGTCATTCTGATTCTGATTACGTTTGTTGTTGTTAGCCATTTCTTACATCCTCCTAGTGAAAATTTTTTAGCTTATTGCTAAGCTTACTAGTTAAATTCCCATCTCACTTTATATTAAACATAAATTATATTTCATTTATATTACAAAAAAATGATGTAAAGTTATTAGAAACAAAAAAAGCAGTTCATTCTTTAGAAGAGAATCTTCACGTAACATAGGTATGTGAAGTATTGTAAGGGGAATTTATTTCTATTATTTTGATAATTACCATAATTTAAGTAGTCTAGTATGATAAAATAGCTATTATGCATAATTTTCAGTTAATTTTAAATATTGTGATACAACAGTTCTTAATTTTGTTATTGTTGTATTACAACAAAAGAGATATACATAGGGGGAAAGTGAAATGAATGCGATTACACTAGTAATTGGGGCAATATGTATTTTAGTAATTGCCTATCGTTTTTACGGAATTTTCTTTACAAAAAAAGTATTAAAGATTAATGAAGATACGCCAACACCTGCAAACGAAAAAAATGACGGACAAGATTATGTGCCGACAAATCGTTGGGTAGCATTCGGGCATCACTTTGCAGCAATTGCAGCTGCAGGACCGTTAGTTGGGCCAATTTTAGCCGCGCAATTCGGTTATTTACCGGGTTACCTTTGGTTATTAATTGGTGCTGTTATTGGGGGAGCTGTACACGATGCTGTTGTATTATTTGCTTCGATGACAAAAGGCGGGAAGTCATTATCGGAAGTTATGCGTGAAGAGCTTGGGCCTGTCGCTGGTTTTTGTACAGGATTAGCAATGCTGTTCATTATTACAATTACAATGGCTGGTTTATCAATGGTTATTTTAGGTGCTTTAGCAGAAAACCCTTGGGGAACATTTGCGGTTGCTGCAACGATACCGATTGCAATGCTCATGGGCCTGATCAATAAATTTACAGGGAACTTGAAAATATCAACAATACTTGGGGTCATCCTCCTTGTTGGGGCCGTTTTCTACGGACCATCTATTCAAGGTACTTGGTTAGGTGATGTACTAACATTGGATCGTGAAACATTATCGATTCTATTGCCGATTTATGCGTTCTTTGCGGCTGCTTTACCAGTATGGTTCTTATTGGCACCACGCGATTATTTAAGCAGTTTCATGAAAATAGGGGTGTTTATTGCTTTAATCATTGGAGTGTTTATTATTAACCCTACAATTCAATTCCCTGCGTTTATTCCTGAATTCCTAGGAGGCGGTCCAATTGTTGCAGGTCCAGTATGGCCATTCGTATCGATTACAATCGCTTGTGGAGCTATTTCTGGTTTCCATGCATTTGTAGGATCAGGTACTACACCGAAAATGCTGAACCGATGGGATGATATTCGCGTAGTTGGTTTTGGTGCAATGCTCGTAGAATGTGTCGTTGGAGTTATGGCACTGATCGCTGCAACTGTACTGCATCCGGCAGATTACTTTGCGATTAACTCATCACCTGAAGCATTCGCGAAATTAGGAATGACGGTAGTTGATTTACCGGTGCTGTCAGAAGCGATTGGTATGG
This window of the Solibacillus isronensis genome carries:
- a CDS encoding TraR/DksA C4-type zinc finger protein; this encodes MLSEKQLTKLKRLLIEQKRELIGDVNTNENEIIARASLRDSTDELSTIDNHPADLATELYDREKDMALKVHSDDLLGQIEAAFKRLNDGTYGVCAKCQTEIPYDRLQAIPYTTFCIEHSDAKAPATDRPVEEQLLHPAVDNSFSNREKDDELQDNEDSFQIVAQYGNSDTPADFEGDFDHYNDLYKDKDDEDTYSALEILHVSKEDYLQGQISKEYADEARKYDYLE
- a CDS encoding ribonuclease J, whose product is MLNTENTLSIFALGGINEIGKNMYVIEYGEELVIVDCGGKFADQSLLGVDLIIPDLSYLEENKHKIKALVVTHGHEDHIGGIPYLLRKINMPIYATRFTLGLIELKLKEHKLLRDSELNEINAESKISFDQLSLTFFKTSHSIPDCLGIVFHTPEGKVIHTGDFKFDFTPVNDQTSDIHKMAALGSEGVLALISESTNAERPGFTPSEQVIGRHLDEAFQKATGKIFISTFASNVNRIHQIVEAAKKTNRKIVLLGRSMVNVTSVAMRLGYLDIPGWMLIEPRELKELPPERAVILCTGSQGEPLAALSRLSTGRNRDVKVVQGDTVIFAASPIPGNEKDVSKIVDNLFQLGANVVYGNSSITGMHVSGHGYQEDLKMMLTLMKPKYFIPIHGEYRMLHIHRSLAEAVGVEKGHTFILKNGDIVDIKGGEARQTRSIPAGDTYVDGTGSDEVGEIVLRDRKQLSEDGMLVIVVTISKFDGSIISGPDSISRGFVYARESEGLINDINEIAQAAVENFNEANPFAMKKAVKHAVDQYIFTLKMKKPMILPIIIEI
- a CDS encoding carbon starvation CstA family protein; amino-acid sequence: MNAITLVIGAICILVIAYRFYGIFFTKKVLKINEDTPTPANEKNDGQDYVPTNRWVAFGHHFAAIAAAGPLVGPILAAQFGYLPGYLWLLIGAVIGGAVHDAVVLFASMTKGGKSLSEVMREELGPVAGFCTGLAMLFIITITMAGLSMVILGALAENPWGTFAVAATIPIAMLMGLINKFTGNLKISTILGVILLVGAVFYGPSIQGTWLGDVLTLDRETLSILLPIYAFFAAALPVWFLLAPRDYLSSFMKIGVFIALIIGVFIINPTIQFPAFIPEFLGGGPIVAGPVWPFVSITIACGAISGFHAFVGSGTTPKMLNRWDDIRVVGFGAMLVECVVGVMALIAATVLHPADYFAINSSPEAFAKLGMTVVDLPVLSEAIGMDLEGRTGGAVTLAVGMASIFAGVEWFSHLTAYFYQFVIMFEAVFILTAIDAGTRTARYLIQDFLGNVYKPLKKTDWLPGAIGASALACIMWGYLLNSGDIASVWALFGVSNQLMASIGLVCGVTFVLKVADKRIYALTCFIPLVYLYITVNVAGFWMVKNVYWNEMAGGYNILNGILSIIMLTLGLIIVITSFIKWRELWAHPRFTKQAAAN
- a CDS encoding NAD(P)-dependent alcohol dehydrogenase is translated as MKITAAVTEAQGKDFVLQEVELASPKANEVMIKIVATGVCHTDAVARDLAIAPLPAVLGHEGSGIVEEVGEAVTSLEKGDHVVISFAHCGSCPNCLTGHPTVCDTFNPLNFGGVQNDYTTRLSKDGTELATFFGQSSFGTYAIAHERNVVKVDKDVDLALLGPLGCGIQTGAGTVLNRLRPQFGSTIVIYGCGAVGLSALMAAKIVGCKQIIAVDVHDSRLEFAKELGATHVLNGRNVDVVAEVKKITNGGSNFAVETTGVPPVVKQSLNALRPLGTCAIVGVTPEMAIDVHNDIMAEGKTMMGVIEGDSVPRVFIPELVNYYKDGKFPFDRLVKFYEFEQINEAFEDSKKGITIKPILKIAK
- a CDS encoding KGG domain-containing protein, which produces MANNNKRNQNQNDGSMTVQEAGRKGGEATSNNHGREFYEEIGRKGGEASSGNNQNGNNNNNNGGGKMSREEAGRKGGEASRKNNNSNNNNKNNS
- a CDS encoding integrase; translated protein: MQQSTNKFLYELIYSTIKATGLNTMLEEDHTGVNMSYNFITNVVSFDANRLVKAAGELSTIPFDQYVKTITLHELGHAIDRPALDASLTRTFDYFDMRDQYSTKEIFNNPELLGMIIEEHQMNIAFEETAWANAEILNQKLQFIDQNSFETIKKHSLSTYIRNYEEDLAAYKQLLEQTELQPA